The following are from one region of the Edaphobacter acidisoli genome:
- a CDS encoding RNA polymerase sigma factor, whose amino-acid sequence MTATDVHRTIEAVWKIESARLIAGLARRVRDVGLAEDLAQEALVAAFEQWPRTGIPDNPAAWLMTTAKRRAIDMFRRNRRVEEKHGELARDAEELQERAVAELDAAMDDDIGDDLLRLVFTACHPVLKQDAQVALTLRMLGGLTTDEIARAYLVPEATVAQRIVRAKRTLTKEQVPFEVPKGKELRARLTAVLEVIYLIFNEGYSATAGDDWMRPALCEDALRLGRVVAELMPQEPEVHGLAALMEIQASRLRARTSASGEPILLLDQRRALWDRLLIQRGLAALDRVEKLGGADGVYALQAAIAACHARALEAEETDWAQIAGLYARLFEVMPSPVVELNRAVALSMAFGPEMGLVVVDALVREGTLANYHLLPTVRGDLLVKLGRDDEARMEFERAASLTRNAREQELLIKRAQKCSASKN is encoded by the coding sequence GTGACGGCTACCGATGTTCATCGCACGATCGAGGCTGTGTGGAAGATCGAGTCGGCAAGGTTGATTGCCGGGCTGGCGCGGCGTGTGCGCGATGTCGGGCTGGCTGAGGACTTGGCGCAGGAGGCTCTGGTCGCCGCGTTTGAGCAGTGGCCGAGGACGGGTATCCCGGACAATCCTGCGGCGTGGCTGATGACCACAGCGAAGCGCCGCGCGATTGATATGTTTCGCCGCAACCGGCGCGTGGAAGAGAAGCATGGGGAGCTGGCGCGCGATGCTGAAGAGTTGCAGGAGCGCGCTGTCGCGGAACTGGATGCGGCGATGGACGACGATATCGGTGACGATCTGCTGCGGCTGGTGTTTACGGCGTGTCATCCCGTGCTGAAGCAGGATGCGCAGGTTGCGTTGACGCTGCGGATGCTTGGCGGGTTGACGACCGATGAGATTGCGCGTGCGTATCTGGTGCCCGAGGCGACGGTGGCGCAGCGGATCGTCCGGGCGAAGCGCACGCTGACGAAAGAGCAGGTGCCGTTCGAGGTGCCGAAGGGCAAAGAACTGCGCGCGCGACTGACAGCGGTGCTTGAGGTGATCTACCTCATCTTCAATGAGGGATATTCGGCGACGGCGGGCGATGACTGGATGCGGCCGGCATTGTGTGAAGATGCTTTGCGGTTGGGGCGAGTTGTTGCGGAGTTGATGCCGCAGGAGCCTGAGGTGCATGGTCTGGCTGCATTGATGGAAATTCAGGCTTCGCGCCTGAGGGCTCGAACGAGTGCGTCTGGTGAGCCGATTCTATTGCTGGACCAGCGGCGTGCGTTGTGGGACCGGCTTTTGATTCAGCGAGGGTTGGCGGCACTGGATCGTGTGGAGAAGCTGGGTGGTGCTGATGGTGTGTATGCACTGCAGGCGGCGATTGCTGCGTGTCATGCCCGTGCGCTCGAAGCTGAGGAGACCGATTGGGCACAGATTGCAGGACTGTACGCAAGGCTCTTTGAAGTGATGCCGTCGCCTGTAGTGGAGTTGAATCGTGCGGTGGCGCTCTCGATGGCGTTTGGGCCGGAGATGGGGTTGGTGGTGGTCGATGCTTTGGTGCGCGAGGGGACGTTGGCGAACTATCATCTGCTGCCGACGGTGCGCGGCGATCTGCTGGTGAAATTGGGACGCGATGATGAGGCTCGCATGGAGTTTGAGCGCGCGGCATCACTCACGCGCAATGCGCGTGAGCAGGAGCTGCTGATAAAGCGGGCGCAGAAATGCTCTGCCAGCAAAAATTGA
- a CDS encoding YciI family protein — MRFLCVYKPSKPEGTPPSETEMMEMGKLISDMTNEGVLLATEGCLPSALGARVRKSGDDFKVTDGPFTEAKEVVGGFALIEVRSKQEAIEQTRRFLKVAGDGECEIRQICEVPSMQLA, encoded by the coding sequence ATGCGATTTTTGTGTGTGTACAAGCCAAGTAAACCTGAGGGAACTCCCCCGAGTGAAACGGAGATGATGGAGATGGGGAAGTTGATTTCAGATATGACGAACGAAGGTGTGTTGCTGGCCACTGAAGGCTGCCTGCCCAGTGCGCTGGGCGCTCGGGTGCGAAAGTCTGGCGATGACTTCAAGGTGACAGATGGCCCGTTTACCGAGGCGAAGGAAGTAGTTGGCGGCTTTGCGCTGATTGAGGTGCGGTCGAAGCAAGAGGCGATCGAACAGACCCGCCGCTTTTTGAAGGTGGCAGGGGATGGCGAGTGCGAGATTCGCCAAATCTGTGAGGTCCCGTCGATGCAGCTTGCCTGA
- a CDS encoding YciI family protein, which translates to MRFMMLMIPGSGYEAVDASAMPDAKAVEAMMRYNEQLQKAGVLLMVEGLAPPSAGARVSFNGGKAKVTDGPFAEAKEAIGGYWMIQVKSHEEAIEWAKRCPAGEHEVIEVRQVHEMADFPEDVQKVAKGFEEMQGKGALR; encoded by the coding sequence ATGCGATTCATGATGCTGATGATTCCGGGTAGTGGATATGAGGCGGTTGACGCTTCGGCCATGCCCGATGCAAAGGCCGTTGAGGCAATGATGCGGTATAACGAGCAGTTGCAGAAGGCGGGCGTGTTGCTGATGGTTGAGGGACTGGCGCCGCCGTCGGCTGGGGCGAGGGTTTCGTTCAACGGCGGCAAGGCTAAGGTGACGGATGGGCCGTTTGCCGAGGCGAAGGAGGCGATTGGTGGCTACTGGATGATCCAGGTGAAGTCACATGAAGAGGCGATTGAGTGGGCGAAGCGGTGTCCAGCGGGTGAGCATGAGGTGATCGAGGTACGCCAGGTGCATGAGATGGCTGATTTTCCCGAGGACGTGCAGAAGGTTGCGAAGGGTTTTGAAGAGATGCAGGGCAAGGGTGCGCTCCGCTGA
- a CDS encoding tagatose 1,6-diphosphate aldolase, whose amino-acid sequence MSKLTPGKLAGLKAVSDHRGVIAAAAMDQRGSLQKSLAKERGAAADAHDLEVFKTLVTSVLTKHASAILLDPEFGLPASKHRNGKGLLLAYEKTGYDANTAGRLPDLLDVWSVRRLKEAGADCIKILLYYTPFEKSAINDHKQAWIERIGDECLAHDIPFFLEFVGYDAEGGDEKSVAYAKKKPEIVSGAMAEFGKARYNVDVLKVEVPIVMEFVEGTKAFKGEKAYTRAEALQHFRDAEAMTHKPFIYLSAGVSNPVFIETLELAAESGTKFNGVLCGRATWKDGIAIYAKQGAKAFEDWLETTGVENINNVNNALKAASPWQEKFGVKHMSELA is encoded by the coding sequence ATGTCGAAGTTGACCCCAGGAAAACTTGCAGGACTCAAAGCCGTCTCCGACCATCGCGGAGTCATTGCGGCCGCCGCCATGGACCAGCGCGGCTCCCTGCAGAAGTCCCTTGCCAAGGAGCGCGGAGCCGCCGCCGACGCGCACGACCTTGAAGTCTTCAAGACCCTCGTGACCAGCGTCCTGACCAAGCATGCCTCGGCCATCCTGCTCGACCCCGAGTTTGGCCTGCCTGCCTCCAAGCACCGCAACGGCAAGGGCCTGCTGCTCGCCTACGAGAAGACCGGCTACGACGCCAACACCGCTGGCCGCCTGCCTGACCTGCTCGACGTCTGGAGCGTCCGTCGCCTCAAGGAAGCCGGCGCTGACTGCATCAAGATTCTGCTCTACTACACCCCCTTCGAAAAGTCGGCCATCAACGACCACAAGCAGGCCTGGATCGAGCGCATCGGCGATGAGTGCCTCGCCCACGACATTCCCTTCTTCCTTGAGTTCGTCGGTTACGACGCCGAGGGCGGCGATGAGAAGTCCGTTGCCTACGCGAAGAAGAAGCCCGAGATCGTCTCCGGCGCGATGGCCGAGTTCGGCAAGGCCCGCTACAACGTCGATGTTCTCAAGGTCGAAGTCCCCATCGTCATGGAGTTCGTCGAAGGCACCAAGGCGTTCAAGGGCGAGAAGGCATACACCCGCGCTGAGGCTCTGCAGCACTTCCGCGACGCCGAAGCAATGACGCACAAGCCATTCATCTACCTCTCCGCAGGTGTCTCGAATCCAGTCTTCATCGAGACCCTCGAACTGGCCGCCGAGTCCGGCACCAAGTTCAACGGCGTACTCTGCGGCCGCGCCACCTGGAAGGACGGCATCGCCATCTACGCCAAGCAGGGCGCAAAGGCCTTCGAGGACTGGCTGGAAACCACCGGCGTCGAGAACATCAACAACGTCAACAATGCTCTCAAGGCAGCCAGCCCCTGGCAGGAGAAGTTCGGCGTCAAGCATATGAGCGAACTCGCCTAA
- the guaA gene encoding glutamine-hydrolyzing GMP synthase, whose protein sequence is MDTSTIVILDFGSQYTQLIARRIREFNVFSVVLPCTASLEQVKGLKPKGVILSGGPCSVYDKDSPAADPAVLAMGVPVLGICYGLQFVVHHLGGKVVAAAAREYGHAEVDVIAETPLFRGLPGTLEVWMSHGDHAEKLPAGFSLTAKTANAVAGIADEARRIWAVQFHPEVAHTRQGMELLKNFCLEICEAKQDWTPEHFIQSTVARIKAQVGDGHAICGLSGGVDSSVAAVLVARAIGDRLTCIFVNNGVLRKDEFTKVQKTMREGLGLNVVAVDAGERFLTKLAGVTDPEKKRKTIGNEFIAVFDDESAQIFRAEKSAGKEVAWLVQGTLYPDVIESSSVHGPSHTIKSHHNVGGLPENMKLKLIEPLRDLFKDEVRRIGRDLGMPEEILERQPFPGPGLAVRILGEVTAERVAILQEADAIVVEEIKKAGLYRKVWQSFAVLLPVKSVGVMGDQRTYANTCAIRAVESEDGMTADWAPLPYEVLRTISSRIISEVRGINRVVYDITSKPPGTIEWE, encoded by the coding sequence GTGGATACCTCAACGATTGTCATTCTGGACTTTGGGTCGCAGTATACGCAGCTGATTGCGCGGCGTATTCGTGAGTTCAATGTGTTTTCTGTCGTGCTGCCTTGCACTGCTTCGCTGGAGCAGGTGAAGGGGCTGAAGCCGAAGGGCGTGATTCTCTCGGGCGGGCCTTGCTCGGTGTACGACAAAGACTCTCCGGCGGCGGACCCGGCGGTGTTGGCGATGGGTGTGCCGGTGCTCGGCATTTGCTATGGGTTGCAGTTTGTCGTGCATCATCTGGGTGGCAAGGTGGTGGCAGCTGCGGCACGTGAGTATGGCCATGCCGAAGTGGATGTGATTGCCGAGACGCCTCTGTTTCGCGGGCTGCCGGGGACACTTGAGGTTTGGATGTCGCATGGCGATCATGCGGAGAAGCTGCCTGCTGGCTTTTCGCTGACGGCGAAGACGGCGAATGCGGTTGCGGGAATTGCGGATGAAGCGCGGCGGATTTGGGCCGTGCAATTTCATCCTGAGGTTGCGCATACGCGGCAGGGGATGGAACTGCTGAAGAACTTCTGCCTGGAGATCTGCGAGGCGAAACAGGACTGGACTCCGGAGCACTTTATTCAATCGACGGTGGCGCGGATTAAGGCTCAGGTGGGCGATGGGCACGCCATTTGCGGGCTGAGCGGTGGCGTGGATTCGTCGGTGGCGGCGGTGCTGGTGGCGCGGGCGATTGGCGACAGGTTGACGTGCATCTTTGTGAACAACGGTGTGCTGCGCAAGGACGAGTTCACGAAGGTGCAGAAGACGATGCGCGAAGGGTTAGGGCTGAACGTCGTTGCGGTGGATGCGGGTGAGCGGTTTTTGACGAAACTGGCGGGCGTGACTGATCCAGAGAAGAAACGCAAGACGATTGGGAATGAGTTTATTGCGGTGTTCGATGATGAATCGGCACAGATATTTCGGGCCGAGAAGAGCGCGGGCAAAGAGGTCGCGTGGCTGGTGCAGGGGACGCTGTATCCGGATGTGATCGAGTCGTCGAGTGTGCATGGGCCGAGCCATACGATCAAGAGTCATCACAATGTCGGCGGCCTGCCAGAGAACATGAAGCTGAAGCTGATAGAGCCGCTGCGCGATCTCTTCAAGGACGAGGTGCGGAGGATTGGCCGCGACCTGGGAATGCCGGAAGAGATTCTGGAGCGGCAGCCGTTTCCAGGGCCGGGGCTGGCGGTGAGGATTCTGGGCGAGGTGACGGCGGAGCGGGTGGCCATTTTGCAGGAAGCGGATGCGATTGTCGTCGAGGAGATCAAGAAGGCTGGCCTGTATCGCAAGGTGTGGCAGAGCTTTGCTGTGTTGCTGCCGGTGAAGTCGGTGGGTGTGATGGGCGACCAGCGGACCTATGCGAACACCTGCGCGATTCGTGCGGTGGAGAGCGAGGACGGCATGACCGCGGATTGGGCTCCGCTGCCGTATGAGGTGCTGCGGACGATTTCGAGCAGGATCATCAGCGAGGTGCGGGGGATTAATCGGGTGGTGTACGACATTACGTCGAAGCCGCCGGGGACGATTGAGTGGGAGTAG
- the leuS gene encoding leucine--tRNA ligase, whose protein sequence is MSETNVMESERQGRYVPAEIEPKWQARWDADAALYAAEGHDSGKPKFYCIEMLPYPSGKLHMGHVRNYSIGDALARHMWMRGYNVLHPMGWDAFGLPAENAALKNNTPPREWTLANIAAMREQMRRIGFSYDWATEVTTCLPEYYRWNQWFFLKMYEAGLAYRKKSKVNWCPECQTVLANEQVVDGRCWRHEDTIVEQRDLTQWFLRITKYADELLDGLDKLDGWPEKVRTMQRNWIGRSEGTLVDFAVAGSADKITVFTTRVDTIFGATSVQLAPEHAVAKAFAAEDAALAVKIDELLEQQKRAREAGDVGAIEKHGVPTGRFAVNPFNGEPVPIWVANYILADYGTGAIMSVPAHDERDFEFAEKYGLEVRRVIALKSGETELPFTAEEDAVLVGSGEWTGLGCEDAQRKMAAFAKENGFGTATVTYRLKDWGVSRQRYWGTPIPMVYCVNGHAGVEAGGVVPLPENALPVVLPEQVEITQQGGSPLGRVVGFVETKCPVCGGPARRETDTMDTFVDSSWYFYRYADAKNSAAPFDSDKANYWFPIDQYIGGVEHAILHLIYSRFWTKVMRDLGLIKNDEPAERLFTQGMVIKDGAKMSKSKGNVVSPDDMIARYGADATRMYALFAAPPDRDLDWQEDGVAGVSRFLGRVHRLTTKYAGAAGGSGESAAGQELLRKLHQTIGKITHDFGGRWHFNTSIASIMILVNEIAAKEASMDAGEVSGEVMAQVFRGLTLLLAPFAPFLAAELWEQLGGEGAVFRTPWPVADEALAREDEVEIPVQMNGKLVNVVKVPAGSDEAAVKAAALADAKVTARVEGKAVVKVIVVPGKLVNLVVK, encoded by the coding sequence ATGTCTGAAACGAATGTGATGGAGAGCGAGCGGCAGGGACGGTATGTTCCGGCAGAGATTGAACCGAAGTGGCAGGCGCGGTGGGACGCTGATGCTGCTTTGTATGCGGCTGAGGGGCATGACTCCGGCAAGCCGAAGTTTTATTGCATCGAGATGCTGCCGTATCCGAGTGGCAAGCTGCACATGGGGCATGTGCGGAACTACTCGATTGGCGACGCTCTGGCGCGACATATGTGGATGCGCGGGTATAACGTGCTGCATCCGATGGGCTGGGACGCGTTCGGACTGCCGGCGGAGAATGCGGCGCTGAAAAACAATACGCCTCCGCGGGAGTGGACGCTGGCGAACATTGCGGCGATGCGTGAGCAGATGCGGCGGATTGGCTTCAGCTACGACTGGGCTACCGAAGTGACGACTTGCCTGCCGGAGTATTACAGGTGGAACCAGTGGTTCTTTCTGAAGATGTACGAGGCAGGGCTGGCGTATCGGAAGAAGAGCAAGGTGAACTGGTGTCCGGAGTGCCAGACGGTGCTGGCCAACGAGCAGGTGGTGGATGGGCGCTGCTGGCGGCATGAGGACACGATCGTTGAACAGCGAGATCTGACACAGTGGTTCCTACGGATTACGAAGTATGCCGATGAGCTGCTCGATGGGTTGGACAAGCTTGATGGTTGGCCGGAGAAGGTCCGCACGATGCAGCGGAACTGGATTGGCCGGAGCGAGGGCACGCTGGTTGATTTTGCTGTAGCTGGTAGTGCAGACAAGATTACTGTCTTTACGACTCGCGTCGATACGATCTTTGGCGCGACTTCGGTGCAGCTTGCTCCGGAGCATGCGGTGGCGAAGGCGTTTGCAGCAGAGGATGCGGCGCTGGCGGTGAAGATTGATGAACTGCTGGAGCAGCAGAAGCGTGCGCGCGAGGCTGGCGATGTGGGCGCGATTGAGAAGCATGGCGTGCCGACGGGACGGTTTGCAGTGAATCCGTTCAATGGCGAGCCTGTGCCGATCTGGGTGGCGAACTATATTCTGGCCGACTATGGAACTGGCGCGATTATGAGCGTTCCGGCGCACGATGAGCGGGACTTTGAGTTTGCCGAGAAGTACGGGCTGGAGGTGCGGCGTGTGATTGCGCTGAAGTCTGGCGAGACGGAGCTGCCGTTCACTGCAGAGGAAGACGCTGTGCTGGTTGGCTCGGGTGAGTGGACCGGGTTGGGGTGCGAAGATGCGCAGCGGAAGATGGCGGCGTTTGCGAAGGAGAATGGATTTGGTACTGCTACGGTTACATATCGCCTGAAGGACTGGGGTGTGAGCCGGCAGCGGTATTGGGGCACGCCGATTCCGATGGTGTATTGCGTGAATGGACATGCGGGCGTGGAGGCTGGTGGCGTGGTTCCGCTGCCGGAGAACGCGCTGCCGGTGGTGCTGCCTGAGCAGGTGGAGATTACGCAGCAGGGTGGCTCTCCTTTGGGGAGGGTTGTGGGGTTTGTGGAGACGAAGTGTCCAGTGTGTGGCGGGCCTGCGCGGCGCGAGACGGATACGATGGACACGTTTGTCGATTCGAGCTGGTACTTTTACCGATATGCAGATGCGAAGAATTCGGCTGCGCCGTTTGATTCGGACAAGGCGAATTACTGGTTTCCTATTGACCAGTACATCGGCGGTGTCGAACACGCGATCCTGCATTTGATCTACTCGCGCTTCTGGACGAAGGTGATGCGCGATCTTGGCTTGATTAAGAATGATGAGCCTGCGGAGCGGTTGTTTACGCAGGGAATGGTGATTAAGGACGGCGCGAAGATGTCGAAGTCGAAGGGCAATGTGGTTTCGCCTGACGATATGATTGCGCGCTATGGAGCGGATGCAACGAGGATGTATGCGCTGTTTGCCGCGCCTCCGGACCGTGATCTGGATTGGCAGGAGGATGGTGTTGCGGGTGTGAGCCGGTTTCTGGGCAGGGTGCATCGGCTGACGACGAAGTATGCGGGAGCGGCTGGTGGGAGTGGAGAGTCGGCTGCCGGGCAGGAGTTGCTGCGGAAGCTGCACCAGACGATTGGGAAGATTACTCATGACTTTGGGGGGCGGTGGCACTTCAATACTTCGATTGCGTCGATCATGATTCTAGTGAACGAGATTGCCGCGAAGGAAGCGTCGATGGATGCGGGTGAGGTCTCGGGTGAGGTGATGGCGCAGGTCTTTCGCGGGCTTACGCTGTTGCTTGCACCGTTTGCGCCGTTCCTGGCGGCGGAGCTTTGGGAGCAGCTTGGTGGAGAGGGCGCGGTGTTTCGCACGCCGTGGCCTGTGGCCGATGAAGCGCTGGCGCGTGAGGACGAAGTTGAGATTCCTGTGCAGATGAATGGCAAGTTGGTGAATGTGGTGAAGGTTCCGGCGGGAAGCGATGAGGCTGCGGTGAAGGCCGCGGCGCTAGCGGATGCGAAGGTTACTGCGCGTGTGGAAGGGAAGGCAGTGGTGAAGGTGATTGTGGTGCCGGGCAAACTTGTGAACCTTGTGGTGAAGTAG